GGAGGGCTATGAGAGCTGTGGCGTACGCTATTCACTACATAAACAAACTGAGAAAACCCGATCACCACTGCGAATTAACCCAAGACGAGCTTATTAAGGCCGAAACTGTTTTATTGAAGCAGGCACAGAAGGTGGTCTATAACGAAGAAATTGctcttttgatgaaaggtgaaaAGGTAAGCAGGTCAAGTGCGATATTTAAGTTGTGTGCCTTTGTAGCGGAGGATGGTGTATTGCGCATTGATGGGAGAATAGACAGAGCTTCCGTAACAAAGGAGATGAAGTACCCCGCCATCTTACCAAAAGACAGCTACATCACGATGCTTTTAATAATGCACTACCATTGCAGTTACCGTCATGGAAACAACGAAACCGCCAttaatgaaattcgacaaaagtTTTATATACCTCGGCTaagaacaatttttaaaaaagtagTGCGCAAATGTCAAATGTGTAAAGTTAAGAAGGCACGGCCTGTCTACCCTCAGATGGCGAAGCTACCCAGGGCTCGTTTGTCTGCATATGTAGCACCGTTTACATTTACAGGTCTAGATTTCTTTGGACCCTTACTGGTGACTGTAAATAGACACAAGGAAAAGCGGTACGGAGCTTTGTTTACATGCCTAACGATTCGAGCGGTTCACATTGAAATTGTGCATTCACTCAATACTAGTTCGTGTATATTGGCAATACGAAATTTTGTGGCCAGAAGAGGCACACCAAGGGAAATTTTCAGCGATAATGGCACCAACTTTGTTGGTGCCGAAAGAGAGTTGCGTGAAGCTATAAAACAAATGGATTCCAATGAGTTTGTTCGCCATTTTACAACAGCAACGACGAAGTGGAACTTCAATCCACCTTCAGCACCTCACATGGGCGGGGTATGGGAGCGTATGGTGCGCTCCGTCAAAACAGTTCTCTACCGCATTATGCCAACAAGGTCGCCCAATGATGAAACTCTTGTGAGTATGATGTCCGAGGTGGAGAATATAATAAATTCTAGGCCCCTGACGTATGTCCCAATAGATAACGAAAGTCAAGAGGCATTAACTCCTAACCATTTGCTTTTGGGGAGTTCCAATGGCATGAAGCCGCTAGTTGAATATGATGATAGTGTGCACGTTCTTAAAAGCAGTTGGTTGGAAACTCAGCAGTTCGCACAAAGATTTTGGAGACGGTGGTTAGCCGAGTATTTGCCCTCACTCACTTGCCGGTCAAAGTGGTTTGAAAAATCTAAGCCGTTGAGGGTTGGTGACTTGGTGGTTGTGGTTGACCCTGCTAATCCTCGAAATGTGTGGCCTAGAGGAAAGGTTCTGAGTACAAAAATGGCAGAGGATGGACAAGTTCGGAGTGCTAAGATAATGACATATTGTGGAGTTCTTGAGAGGCCGGTTGCAAAATTGGCTGTTCTCGACGTGGCTCAGGTTGAAGAGTAAGGCTGCGACATGATGTCTTGTCATACTGCGGGGTGGTGTTACCGCCACTGTCGATTTTATGTTATCGATTATTCTTAAATAGTTATTGCTATTAATTCTTGTGATTTGTTTATtgtttgtcaaattttgtaaaagggAGAATGAAAAACTATTACTGGCGAAAAAGGCGCGGTGAAGAAGAGTGCACTGAAAGAAGATAAGGAATTCATCTTTTATATCTTTGTGTTAACAAAGATACACAAAAGTTATtatattcttttaaaaaatttacaggCGCTAAGTTTTCATACCAAAATGTTAGTATAAGAAATATAGTGATGtcgaattttgttttaagtgcTCATTATTTCATGATTTGTAACTATTTAGGAATTTTAATACTCAAATATAAAACACCAATCTGGAAACCCTAACGAGTTTTGTATTTGGTGTTCAAAATCCAGTGGAATCTTGGCGTCCGGGAAATCCCAATAACAAATATTCATTTACTATTTCGGTGTTCTGATTTCGGTATGACCATTTATTGTCTGCAAGTAATCGACCTCCTTTTCTGAACACCATTATCTTTGATTTTTTCAGAAGATTCGATCGTATACAATACTATTCAAGCTTAAATATCATATTCTGCAATTTCACTTTTTCTTCTCCCAGTATAACTAGATCGTCTGCATAACACTCTAATATTGAGGTCCTCCAACATTAGACCGCCTTCCAACCAGATCAGACCATGGAGatcatttaaataaaaagtgaaaagtTGCGGAGATAATAGACATCTTTGCCTCACGCCTGAATACGTAATGAAGTATTCTGATAAATCATTGTCTGTCCACACAACAGATTTTGTATTTTGGTATAGAGTCTTTATCATATTCACCATTTTGGTGGACATTCCTGCAGTATGCAATTTATATATCAAAAGGTTTTTTGATACCCTATCGAAAGGCGCGGAAAAGTCGACAAAAAAGTcatacacctttttcttctctGCCAATTTCAGATGAATTATAGACGACAGGTTGAATACATTGTCCACTGTTGAATAGCTTGCTCTGCAACTAGCTTGATACTCGTTTAGAACATTGTTTCGTATGGCCAACTTCGCAATTCTTGCATTTAAGACTCCTGTCAATACCTTTGCCATTGTGTTCATAAACGATTTTCTCCTGTAGTTGCCCGGTGTGTGTATTGGGTATGTCGTTTAGAATGTCATTTACTTGACCAGTGTTAAACACTTTATTATATATTGTAGCCATTTCTTCTAGAAACTCGTGTGATGCATTCTTGTAGAATTCATAAGGCACCCTATCTATCCCTAGAGCTTTGCtatattttgtgttttgtaagATGCTACGTATTTCCCCTATAACAATACCTCGGTCCAAATCTTGATCTGTCAGGTGATATATAGCGTTCTGAATATCATTAGCAATAAGTGATTGGTTTAAAAGAGCactaaaatatattttgaaatcgTGTGATGATATACTTGTACTtattttaaagtcttgacctcTTATTTGTCTAGCTAGCTTCCACCATTCCTTGGGATCAGAAGTATATTAGAAGAAGTATTTATTTTACTCCGTTTACTGATGTctttttatatgattttacCGAATTTCTAATACATTTTCCTATTCTCTACTATGTCTATTCTTCTAAAGTTTTGGAGACACTCAAAAGATCGACTTCTTGCTTTTTCACAATCATAATTAAACCACTTGCTTTTGTATTTCGATAAGGTCTTTTTCCTTGCTGCGCTTTTTTCCGGTCTCCtctgttttagattgctttatttttgttattttaactaaataaataaataattaaaaatcatgCAAAGCTGATAATACAGACTCCGATTAAATAAAAGCATTCTACAAAACTCTATACTACCAATAAACCTATTAAAGTATTTGAAATAAATCCACATATTCTCTTCAGATTTTCTTTGTGAAAAGACAATTAAACAAATTGATAGCATAAAGtctttgtttgaattttatttattttcaactaTCGATTTAACATAAAAAATCCAATATCCAACAAACGGTTATGCAAAGTAAACACCGGACAAAAGCATCGATAATTGGTTTAAAACAGATTGATTTGCAATatgtattgaaaataaaaaaaagagatgGAGAATGCAGACTGgacataaaaattattattaaatttaggTCAATTATGGATCGTTTTGTGGTCGACAATTAGGTGCACAAAGTTCTGTCTTGCATGCAACTTTTTAATGGGCGTTCAATGGAGGCAAGCTCTCGATGGTCATATGAGTGAACTCATAAAAATGTCGGATATTTCAATGATAGTCTTGTTGGTTGTGGCATGGTCATATACGAGTATGCACACATTACAATGCCGACGCCTGTCTGACgatgtaaaaaaataaatgtctgtctgtccaacaatttgttcgtctgtctgctATACCACCTTTCTTGGTAATAAAggattccgtccgtctgtttctcTATTCGTTTAGTGGCCAGCTTCTGCCACATGTTGGGtagccaaaaataaaactatttgtGAATATGAATAACCTGAGGCTGATATTGCAAAACGTACTTTATAGGCCAATGTGATGTGATTTTTTACCCTTCCCCATGTTGGTAGGTTCATAAAAATTTGCTTGTTGTTTGTAACGTCtctacgttaggttaggttggatgaGGATGATAGCAGTCATAAGATGTCTATGTGCTTTGGTCCTATGTTCGGACCAACAAGAGGCTTAAGTGCCACCTGACTGTCGCTAAATATGCAAATATCTGACCCGTGAATGTTTCTTAACATCACAAACTGGAAGATACTGCAATAGTCTTTCATCCAATAGGAGACATCCAATCGTAGTACCGGATTCCACAAC
The genomic region above belongs to Stomoxys calcitrans chromosome 5, idStoCalc2.1, whole genome shotgun sequence and contains:
- the LOC131997804 gene encoding uncharacterized protein LOC131997804; the protein is MKYPAILPKDSYITMLLIMHYHCSYRHGNNETAINEIRQKFYIPRLRTIFKKVVRKCQMCKVKKARPVYPQMAKLPRARLSAYVAPFTFTGLDFFGPLLVTVNRHKEKRYGALFTCLTIRAVHIEIVHSLNTSSCILAIRNFVARRGTPREIFSDNGTNFVGAERELREAIKQMDSNEFVRHFTTATTKWNFNPPSAPHMGGVWERMVRSVKTVLYRIMPTRSPNDETLVSMMSEVENIINSRPLTYVPIDNESQEALTPNHLLLGSSNGMKPLVEYDDSVHVLKSSWLETQQFAQRFWRRWLAEYLPSLTCRSKWFEKSKPLRVGDLVVVVDPANPRNVWPRGKVLSTKMAEDGQVRSAKIMTYCGVLERPVAKLAVLDVAQVEE